In Constrictibacter sp. MBR-5, a single genomic region encodes these proteins:
- a CDS encoding polysaccharide biosynthesis/export family protein, with the protein MRTIRLMALAILLTAFGAWGAAAQEYRLGSQDKISVTVFGEDDLSGEFELDGEGKVSLPLLGDIPLGNLTLREAEKAIADRLHPDYLLDPKISIQVANYRPFYILGEVKSPGSYPFVNGMTVVQAVALAGGFTYRARTDNVVIVRAASRQAASQTTAVMPGDIIEIPERFF; encoded by the coding sequence ATGCGAACGATCAGACTGATGGCGCTGGCCATTCTGTTGACGGCATTCGGCGCATGGGGAGCCGCCGCGCAGGAATACCGGCTCGGTTCCCAGGACAAGATCAGCGTGACCGTCTTCGGCGAAGACGACCTTTCGGGCGAGTTCGAACTGGACGGAGAAGGCAAGGTGTCGCTGCCGCTGCTCGGCGACATCCCGCTCGGCAATCTGACCTTGCGTGAGGCCGAGAAGGCGATCGCCGACCGTCTTCACCCCGACTATCTGCTGGATCCGAAGATCAGCATCCAGGTCGCGAACTATCGTCCATTCTACATCCTCGGCGAGGTCAAATCCCCAGGGAGCTATCCGTTCGTCAACGGCATGACGGTCGTCCAGGCGGTCGCGCTGGCGGGCGGTTTCACCTATCGGGCGCGGACCGACAACGTCGTGATCGTCCGCGCGGCGTCCCGGCAGGCTGCGAGCCAGACCACGGCGGTCATGCCGGGCGACATCATCGAGATTCCCGAACGGTTCTTCTGA